In a single window of the Pedococcus dokdonensis genome:
- a CDS encoding SAM-dependent methyltransferase, translating to MLRTNRTDDRGSTDKLTMAEILDAVSADALNLRFTAFDGSSTGPADAPYGLDLKTPRGASYLATAPGDLGMARAYVAGDLDLMGVHPGDPYPLLDAMGEVHFRMPPARTAAAIARSLGVELLKPPPPPPQEALPRWRRVAEGLRHSKTRDAEAIHHHYDVSNTFYEYVLGPSMTYTCACYPTDGATLEEAQENKYRLVFDKLRLKAGDRLLDIGCGWGGMVRYAARQGVHVIGATLSAEQASWAQEAIKREGLQDLAEVRHSDYRDIRETDFDAISSIGLTEHIGVRNYPSYFGFIKDHLRTGGLLLNHCITRPDNKRTSTGAFIDRYVFPDGELTGSGTIIAAAQDAGLEVRHEENLREHYAKTLAGWCANLEANWDACVAEVGEATARVWGLYMAGSRLGFDRNIVQLHQVLAVKLDERGKADLPLRPWWTA from the coding sequence ATGCTCAGGACCAACCGGACCGACGACCGCGGCTCGACCGACAAGCTGACCATGGCCGAGATCCTCGACGCCGTCTCGGCCGACGCCCTCAACCTCCGCTTCACCGCATTCGACGGCTCGTCGACCGGGCCCGCGGACGCGCCTTACGGCCTCGACCTCAAGACACCCCGCGGCGCCAGCTACCTCGCCACCGCCCCGGGCGACCTGGGTATGGCGCGGGCCTACGTCGCCGGTGACCTCGACCTGATGGGCGTCCACCCCGGTGACCCCTACCCGCTGCTCGACGCGATGGGTGAGGTCCACTTCCGGATGCCACCTGCGCGCACCGCCGCCGCCATCGCGCGCTCACTCGGCGTCGAGCTCCTGAAGCCGCCGCCGCCGCCGCCCCAGGAGGCGCTGCCCCGCTGGCGCCGGGTCGCGGAAGGCTTGCGGCACAGCAAGACCCGGGACGCCGAAGCGATCCACCACCACTACGACGTCTCCAACACGTTCTACGAGTACGTCCTCGGTCCGTCGATGACCTACACCTGCGCCTGCTACCCGACCGACGGCGCGACGCTCGAGGAGGCCCAGGAAAACAAGTACCGACTTGTCTTCGACAAGCTCCGCCTCAAGGCCGGTGACCGGCTGCTCGACATCGGCTGTGGCTGGGGAGGCATGGTCCGGTATGCCGCGCGGCAGGGCGTGCACGTCATCGGCGCCACCCTCTCGGCCGAGCAAGCGAGCTGGGCGCAGGAGGCGATCAAGCGCGAGGGTCTGCAGGACCTGGCCGAGGTGCGCCACAGCGACTACCGCGACATCCGCGAGACCGACTTCGACGCCATCTCGTCGATCGGCCTCACCGAGCACATCGGGGTCCGCAACTACCCCTCCTACTTCGGCTTCATCAAGGACCACCTGCGCACCGGTGGCCTGCTGCTCAACCACTGCATCACGCGCCCCGACAACAAGCGCACCTCGACAGGGGCGTTCATCGACCGCTACGTCTTCCCCGACGGCGAGCTGACCGGCAGCGGCACGATCATCGCGGCAGCCCAGGACGCTGGGCTCGAGGTCCGCCACGAGGAGAACCTGCGCGAGCACTACGCCAAGACCCTCGCGGGCTGGTGTGCCAACCTCGAAGCCAACTGGGATGCCTGCGTCGCCGAGGTCGGCGAGGCCACGGCTCGCGTCTGGGGCCTCTACATGGCCGGCTCGCGGCTCGGCTTCGACCGCAACATCGTGCAGCTGCACCAGGTGCTGGCGGTGAAGCTCGACGAGCGCGGCAAGGCCGACCTGCCGCTGCGGCCGTGGTGGACCGCTTAG
- a CDS encoding FAD-binding oxidoreductase, which translates to MPEFVDAGAGRITSVPTDARARHDLAVQRLAESYAAIPQHAPVRLAKKTSNLFRARASTDQPGLDVSLLDRVISVDPEARTADVQGMCTYEHLVEATLPHGLAPLVVPQLKTITLGGAVTGLGIESTSFRSGLPHESVLEMDILTGAGEIVTARPEGEHADLFHGFPNSYGTLGYATRLRIALEPVDDYVALRHVRFHDLESLVATMGDICQTGQHEGQGVDYLDGVVFSATESYLTLGTKTAQPGPVSDYTGQDIYYRSIQHDSPLPKVDRLTTHDYLWRWDTDWFWCSRAFGAQRPRVRRLWPRRYRRSSFYWKLIALDHRFAIADRLEARKGLPPRERVVQDIEVPLGRTAEFVHWFLREIPIEPIWLCPVRSRGQWPLYPLKPGETYVNVGFWSSVPKTPGEPDGAANRLIEEQVTALDGHKSLYSDAFYDQDQFWRLYGGDTYAELKRRYDPQSRLLDLYSKAVQRK; encoded by the coding sequence GTGCCTGAGTTCGTGGATGCAGGGGCGGGACGGATCACGAGCGTCCCCACCGACGCCCGCGCGCGCCATGACCTTGCGGTCCAGCGTCTCGCCGAGAGCTACGCGGCCATCCCGCAGCACGCGCCGGTGCGGTTGGCCAAGAAGACCTCCAACCTCTTCCGGGCCCGCGCCAGCACCGACCAGCCCGGGCTCGACGTCAGCCTGCTCGACCGGGTGATCTCGGTCGACCCGGAGGCGCGCACCGCCGACGTGCAGGGCATGTGCACCTACGAGCACCTCGTGGAGGCAACCCTCCCGCACGGGCTGGCGCCACTGGTCGTGCCCCAGCTCAAGACCATCACCCTCGGCGGGGCGGTGACCGGCCTCGGCATCGAGTCGACGTCGTTCCGCAGCGGCCTGCCCCACGAGTCGGTCCTGGAGATGGACATCCTCACCGGAGCCGGCGAGATCGTCACTGCCCGACCCGAGGGCGAGCACGCCGACCTCTTCCACGGCTTCCCCAACTCCTACGGCACCCTTGGTTATGCGACCAGGCTGCGGATCGCCCTCGAGCCGGTCGACGACTACGTCGCGCTGCGGCACGTGCGCTTCCACGACCTCGAGTCCCTGGTGGCCACGATGGGAGACATCTGCCAGACCGGACAGCACGAGGGGCAGGGTGTCGACTACCTCGACGGTGTCGTGTTCAGCGCCACCGAGTCCTACCTCACGCTCGGCACCAAGACCGCCCAACCCGGCCCGGTCAGCGACTACACCGGGCAAGACATCTACTACCGCTCGATCCAGCACGACTCCCCGCTGCCGAAGGTCGACCGGCTCACCACCCACGACTACCTCTGGCGCTGGGACACCGACTGGTTCTGGTGCAGCCGGGCGTTCGGCGCCCAGCGCCCGCGCGTCCGCCGTCTCTGGCCGCGTCGCTACCGTCGCAGCTCGTTCTACTGGAAGCTCATCGCGCTCGACCACCGTTTCGCCATCGCCGACCGGCTCGAGGCCCGCAAGGGTCTCCCGCCGCGGGAGCGGGTGGTCCAGGACATCGAGGTGCCGCTCGGCCGGACCGCCGAGTTCGTGCACTGGTTCCTGCGCGAGATCCCGATCGAGCCGATCTGGCTGTGCCCGGTGCGCAGCCGGGGCCAGTGGCCTCTCTACCCGCTGAAGCCGGGGGAGACCTACGTCAACGTCGGCTTCTGGTCCAGTGTCCCGAAGACTCCCGGCGAGCCCGACGGCGCGGCCAACCGCCTGATCGAGGAGCAGGTCACCGCCCTCGACGGCCACAAGTCCCTCTACTCCGACGCCTTCTACGACCAGGACCAGTTCTGGCGTCTCTACGGCGGCGACACCTACGCGGAGCTCAAGCGCCGCTACGACCCCCAGTCTCGACTGCTCGACCTCTACTCCAAGGCGGTGCAACGCAAGTGA
- a CDS encoding DUF6295 family protein, with amino-acid sequence MCTYATVTEQVDGSAKGPGGQWFHVTDATVYYDHPVHAMAEHTLNVDLADPSRGPGARVAVELTRESATRLVQAIEEALASAPEGM; translated from the coding sequence ATGTGCACCTACGCGACCGTGACGGAGCAGGTCGACGGCAGCGCCAAGGGACCCGGTGGCCAGTGGTTCCACGTCACCGACGCGACCGTCTACTACGACCACCCCGTGCACGCGATGGCCGAGCACACCCTCAACGTCGACCTCGCCGACCCGAGCAGGGGACCGGGCGCCCGGGTCGCGGTCGAGCTCACCCGTGAGTCGGCCACCCGCCTCGTGCAGGCGATCGAGGAAGCCCTCGCGTCCGCCCCGGAGGGGATGTGA
- a CDS encoding NYN domain-containing protein, with the protein MPEETRPTYVLVDGENIDATLGSMLGRRPRPEERPRWERLLEFVRERWGQPANGLFYLAANGELPMAFVQALLAMGYRPIALSGNSAVKVVDVAIQRTLVELRRRDADVLLVSNDGDFVEQVQGLLEGRRVGIAGFVEFRNLAFSALRDQGLETFDLEYDMRAFTERLPRVRIIPIDEFDPTQFL; encoded by the coding sequence ATGCCCGAGGAGACGCGCCCGACGTACGTTCTCGTCGATGGGGAGAACATCGACGCCACCTTGGGCTCGATGTTGGGGCGGCGTCCCCGCCCGGAGGAACGTCCCCGTTGGGAACGCCTTCTCGAGTTCGTGCGTGAGCGGTGGGGACAGCCGGCGAATGGTCTCTTCTACCTCGCCGCGAATGGCGAGCTTCCGATGGCCTTCGTGCAAGCCCTGCTCGCGATGGGTTACCGCCCGATTGCGCTTTCTGGGAACAGCGCTGTGAAAGTCGTGGATGTCGCGATCCAGAGGACCCTGGTTGAACTTCGCCGTCGCGATGCGGACGTGCTCCTGGTCAGCAATGACGGGGACTTCGTCGAGCAGGTCCAGGGCCTGCTCGAGGGTCGCAGGGTTGGCATCGCAGGCTTCGTCGAGTTCCGCAATCTCGCCTTTTCGGCACTGCGCGACCAGGGTTTGGAAACCTTTGATCTCGAATACGACATGCGGGCCTTCACCGAGAGACTGCCCCGCGTCCGCATCATCCCCATCGATGAATTCGATCCGACCCAGTTCCTCTAG
- a CDS encoding dienelactone hydrolase family protein: protein MSDSLSATTITLTGADGADLEAYLARPDGEHTRGGVVVIHHMPGYDRATKEMVRRFAELGYDAICPNLYSREAPGAEPSDAAATVRARGGVPDDRLVSDVGAAAAYLRALNTSNGSVGVIGHCSGGRQAVLAACHLDLDAAVDCYGAFVTGEPPANYPLKVTNLVDQLPDLAAPLLGLFGKEDKTPSPEHVEALDDLLTRHDKPHEFHSYDDAGHGFFAVDRPGYRVAAANDGWERIATFFDTHLSGLEE from the coding sequence GTGAGCGACTCCCTCAGCGCGACCACCATCACCCTGACCGGCGCGGACGGTGCGGACCTCGAGGCCTACCTCGCCCGTCCCGACGGCGAGCACACACGGGGTGGGGTGGTGGTCATCCACCACATGCCCGGCTATGACCGCGCGACCAAGGAGATGGTGCGCCGGTTCGCCGAACTGGGTTACGACGCGATCTGCCCGAACCTCTACAGCCGTGAGGCGCCCGGCGCCGAGCCGTCCGACGCCGCCGCGACGGTCAGGGCGCGAGGCGGCGTCCCTGACGACCGCCTGGTCTCCGACGTGGGCGCGGCCGCGGCATACCTGCGTGCGCTCAACACCAGCAACGGCTCGGTGGGCGTGATCGGCCACTGTTCGGGCGGCCGGCAGGCCGTCCTGGCCGCCTGCCACCTCGACCTCGACGCGGCGGTCGACTGCTACGGGGCCTTCGTCACGGGGGAGCCGCCCGCCAACTACCCCCTCAAGGTCACCAACCTCGTCGACCAGCTGCCCGACCTGGCTGCACCCCTCCTCGGACTCTTCGGCAAGGAGGACAAGACGCCCAGCCCCGAGCACGTCGAGGCGCTCGACGACCTGTTGACACGGCACGACAAGCCGCACGAGTTCCACTCCTACGACGACGCCGGCCACGGGTTCTTCGCGGTCGACCGGCCCGGCTACCGCGTGGCCGCCGCCAACGACGGCTGGGAGCGGATCGCCACGTTCTTCGACACCCACCTCAGCGGACTGGAGGAATGA
- a CDS encoding nuclease-related domain-containing protein has translation MDEGADEKVMRLRYAGTCRRCGAHLPPGARAVYERRTTSVRCLSHLDDEVESVAPPRAAPEPQPEPDPDPDPEPEPQFETRSESLAVESGTAGASARREYERRRAKAEARVRSEHPRLAGLILALGDERQSTKAWDTGAVGEERLGRGLDRLGSDTVNLLHDRRIPGSTANIDHLAVTASGIWVVDAKKYKGRPQLKVEGGILRPRVERLLVGRRDCTKLVDGVLKQVQVVRGVVGDEVPVRGVLCFVEADWPLIGGSFTTRDVQVVWPKKLYPQLQASGALTPESVADLHRQLARALPRA, from the coding sequence GTGGACGAGGGGGCGGACGAGAAGGTCATGCGGCTGCGGTATGCCGGCACGTGCCGTCGGTGCGGAGCCCACCTCCCACCGGGGGCCAGGGCTGTGTACGAGAGACGAACCACCTCGGTGCGCTGCCTCTCGCACCTGGACGACGAGGTCGAGTCCGTCGCACCGCCCCGCGCTGCGCCCGAGCCGCAGCCCGAGCCCGACCCCGACCCCGACCCCGAGCCCGAGCCTCAGTTCGAAACGCGGTCGGAGTCGCTGGCCGTCGAGTCGGGAACGGCCGGAGCGTCGGCCCGTCGCGAGTACGAGCGACGCCGGGCCAAGGCTGAGGCGCGCGTCCGGTCGGAGCATCCTCGCTTGGCGGGACTGATCCTCGCGCTGGGGGACGAGCGGCAGTCCACGAAGGCGTGGGACACGGGCGCGGTGGGGGAGGAGCGGCTGGGGCGAGGACTGGACAGGCTGGGCTCTGACACCGTGAACCTCCTGCACGATCGCCGGATCCCCGGGTCGACGGCGAACATCGACCACCTCGCCGTCACGGCCAGTGGCATCTGGGTCGTCGACGCCAAGAAGTACAAGGGGCGTCCGCAGCTCAAGGTTGAGGGCGGCATCCTGCGGCCGCGCGTGGAGAGGCTCCTGGTCGGTCGACGTGACTGCACCAAGCTGGTCGATGGCGTGCTGAAACAGGTCCAGGTGGTCCGCGGCGTGGTCGGCGACGAGGTGCCGGTTCGCGGAGTGCTCTGCTTCGTCGAAGCCGATTGGCCGCTCATCGGCGGCAGCTTCACCACCCGAGATGTCCAGGTCGTCTGGCCCAAGAAGCTCTACCCGCAGCTCCAAGCCTCCGGCGCGCTGACACCGGAGTCGGTCGCGGACCTGCACCGTCAGCTGGCGCGGGCACTACCGCGGGCCTGA